Proteins encoded together in one Epinephelus lanceolatus isolate andai-2023 chromosome 4, ASM4190304v1, whole genome shotgun sequence window:
- the dharma gene encoding dharma, giving the protein MLAQSRQKARMRTVFTDSQTKRLEALFELTEYPAVEARAEVARSTGLSEETVRVWFKNRRARRKRQHSGSKVKSPSSPTRAGAEKKFFTSFL; this is encoded by the exons ATGCTGGCGCAGTCGCGTCAGAAGGCCCGGATGAGGACGGTGTTCACCGACAGTCAGACCAAGCGACTCGAGGCGCTGTTCGAGCTCACCGAGTATCCAGCAGTTGAGGCACGCGCTGAGGTGGCGAGGAGCACCGGCCTGAGCGAGGAGACGGTCAGG GTGTGGTTTAAGAACCGCAGAGCCAGGAGGAAGCGACAGCACAGCGGGTCGAAGGTCaaatccccctcctctcccaccAGAGctggagcagagaagaagtTCTTCACCTCCTTCCTCTGA